Below is a genomic region from Spirochaetota bacterium.
CGGGCTATTCCTCACTGAGCTACCTCCAGCATTTCCCCGTCGATACCTTGAAGATAGACCAGTCCTTTGTCCGGTGGATGCACATCGACGAGCAGAGCCTGAGCATCGTCCGCTCGGTCATCGGTCTCGCGCACAACCTCGGCATGAGGGTGGTGGCCGAGGGCGTGGAGGAGCGGGAGCACCTGGTCAAGCTCAAGAACCTCGATTGCGACTATGGACAGGGATACCTCTTTGCCATGCCCCTCGATCAGGACGACGCGGGGGAGTACCTCGGGAATTTCTTCAGGAAAAAAAGGAAAAGCTGATGCGGAGGGGCCTGCTCCCGGCCTCAAACATCGTAATTCTTCTGCAAGTTCTTGTACGAAAGCGCCTCCAGGATATGATGCTTCCCGATTGAATCCGATCCGGCCAGGTCCGCTATGGTCCGCCCGGTCTTGATCACCTTGAAGAAAGACCGCGCCGTGATGTTGGTGCGCTTCACCGCCGCCTCCAGCACCGCTTCGGCGTCCGGCTTGAGGCGGCAGTGCGTCCTGATCTCTTCCTGGGTCATGCGTGAATTGTAGCGCGTGGCGCTCCCGGCGAATCGCAACGCCTGCCGCTCCCGGGCCTCCATGAT
It encodes:
- a CDS encoding ATP-binding protein; translation: CRCGYLFDGEIPCVCPPHQVRSHFQKIAGPILDRIDIEVLVGRVPYRDLFNGHAGETSATIKGRIMEARERQALRFAGSATRYNSRMTQEEIRTHCRLKPDAEAVLEAAVKRTNITARSFFKVIKTGRTIADLAGSDSIGKHHILEALSYKNLQKNYDV